One genomic region from Granulicatella adiacens ATCC 49175 encodes:
- a CDS encoding Fur family transcriptional regulator: protein MEEALEILKEAGYKHTNKRQRLVEILNDANRYLSAKQVQELIASEFPQLSYDTIYRNLYTFVQLNILEGTELNGEKLFRFRCQTHGHHHHFICEKCGSTKEIDMCPMDFFQDQLEGCEIHSHRFEIFGLCEKCATKA from the coding sequence GTGGAAGAAGCATTAGAGATTCTAAAAGAAGCGGGCTACAAGCACACGAATAAACGCCAACGATTGGTTGAAATTTTAAATGATGCGAATCGTTACTTGTCAGCAAAACAGGTGCAAGAGTTAATTGCTTCAGAGTTTCCACAATTAAGTTATGATACAATTTATCGTAATTTATATACCTTTGTACAATTGAATATTTTAGAAGGAACAGAACTAAATGGTGAGAAATTATTTAGATTCCGGTGCCAAACTCATGGGCATCATCATCATTTCATTTGTGAAAAGTGTGGTAGTACAAAAGAAATAGATATGTGCCCAATGGACTTCTTCCAAGATCAATTAGAAGGTTGTGAAATTCACTCTCATCGATTCGAGATTTTTGGACTTTGCGAAAAATGCGCAACTAAAGCATAA
- a CDS encoding HD family phosphohydrolase produces MRQKLRKFQETLGMLYLPALLGMTFLVLLILGWSNVQPTSYSLELNQVAKETIRSPRTIEDKEQTAKNQQMAMDGIGDIYVFDQTKQQQQIDKIKQFFQAIKTVAAKSSSEIFGGDSTTTTTGETSTKVATIQDRLSYFKKSLDRENKAIRDFALYIKDSVIVQLLSASSEKLESYEKAVEDATKEQMASSITDSNLLQAQEVAKRSLFNGGFSDSERELLGQLLTNSIVANNVVDKDATNSAKENAKQSVSTVRILQGQVLIQEGHIITQEDLRILELLGINGTTNNYHQLYSYLIFLGIFIVSLLVFSLRYKVGVSSKDWDTRLNELTVFTFVFSMGAVLLKILSFLQNRGIDYIGVAFPIAGLIYLIYKLTSKFFFTIIAMLVYPILVWFMFGSDNINTEIALTTVYFSLAAWLGVVQEVYWKNLSWFKQLLLQIVIPVSLMIPFVFFSNYELVSTQSGWLFAFAAISGFLSYVIPVILMPYLTYLFEDSSVLLWAELSNPNQPLLKDLITKAPGTYHHSLMVANISANCVEAIGGDSQLARVASYYHDIGKTEHPFFFIENLPAHMESPHKMIGPYESKEIIFDHVRKGVEILKEHQLPKSVIDICAEHHGTTLMKYFYAEALKENPDAIEEDFRYPGPKPQTKESAVINIVDSAEAATRAMKEPTLEKVQNLVHSIIMNRLEDGQFVECDITMKELSIIEKNIVASLNGTFHSRIEYPKIVKKPS; encoded by the coding sequence GTGAGACAAAAGCTCCGTAAGTTTCAAGAAACTTTAGGAATGCTCTATCTACCTGCTTTATTAGGGATGACATTTTTAGTGTTACTCATTTTAGGATGGAGTAATGTACAACCAACTTCTTATTCTTTAGAGTTAAATCAAGTTGCTAAAGAAACAATTCGTTCTCCAAGAACAATTGAGGATAAAGAGCAAACCGCAAAAAATCAACAAATGGCGATGGATGGTATTGGTGATATTTATGTATTTGATCAAACGAAACAACAACAGCAAATCGATAAGATAAAGCAGTTTTTCCAAGCGATTAAAACGGTTGCGGCCAAATCATCAAGCGAAATATTTGGGGGAGATTCAACTACCACAACGACTGGAGAAACATCTACAAAAGTAGCTACAATTCAAGATAGATTAAGCTATTTTAAGAAAAGTTTAGATAGGGAAAATAAAGCCATTCGAGATTTTGCTTTGTATATTAAAGATAGTGTTATTGTTCAGCTTTTATCGGCTAGTTCTGAAAAATTAGAGAGCTATGAGAAGGCTGTAGAAGACGCAACGAAGGAACAAATGGCTTCTTCTATTACAGATTCTAATCTGTTGCAAGCGCAAGAAGTTGCAAAAAGATCTTTGTTTAATGGTGGATTCTCTGATTCAGAACGTGAATTATTAGGACAATTGTTAACCAATAGCATTGTTGCTAATAATGTAGTGGATAAAGATGCAACCAACAGTGCAAAAGAGAATGCAAAGCAAAGCGTCTCAACCGTTAGAATTCTTCAAGGTCAAGTTCTCATCCAAGAAGGACATATTATAACTCAAGAAGATTTACGTATTCTTGAGTTACTCGGTATCAATGGAACAACAAACAATTATCATCAACTCTATAGTTACTTGATTTTCCTTGGAATCTTTATCGTTAGTCTTCTAGTATTCTCGCTTCGATATAAAGTGGGAGTTTCAAGTAAAGACTGGGATACCCGTTTAAATGAATTAACAGTGTTTACTTTTGTTTTTTCAATGGGGGCTGTTCTGTTGAAAATTTTATCGTTCTTGCAAAATAGAGGGATTGATTATATTGGTGTTGCTTTTCCAATTGCTGGATTAATCTATCTTATTTATAAGTTAACCTCAAAATTTTTCTTTACAATTATTGCGATGTTAGTTTATCCGATTTTAGTCTGGTTTATGTTTGGTAGTGACAATATCAATACTGAAATAGCATTAACAACTGTTTATTTTTCTCTTGCGGCTTGGTTAGGAGTTGTTCAAGAAGTTTATTGGAAAAACTTATCTTGGTTTAAACAATTACTTCTACAAATTGTAATTCCTGTTTCGTTAATGATTCCGTTTGTATTTTTTAGTAATTATGAACTAGTTTCTACTCAATCTGGTTGGTTATTTGCGTTTGCAGCGATTAGTGGATTTTTATCATATGTAATTCCAGTCATTTTAATGCCATATCTAACTTATCTTTTTGAAGATAGTTCAGTTCTTTTATGGGCAGAGTTATCTAATCCAAATCAACCTCTGTTAAAAGATTTAATTACAAAAGCACCAGGGACTTATCACCACAGTCTAATGGTGGCTAATATTTCAGCAAACTGTGTTGAGGCAATTGGGGGAGATTCTCAATTAGCACGAGTAGCAAGCTATTATCATGATATTGGAAAAACAGAGCACCCGTTCTTCTTTATTGAAAACTTGCCTGCTCATATGGAAAGTCCGCATAAAATGATTGGACCTTATGAATCAAAAGAAATCATTTTTGATCATGTTCGTAAAGGAGTAGAAATCTTAAAAGAACATCAATTACCAAAATCAGTAATTGATATTTGTGCAGAACATCATGGAACTACTTTGATGAAATACTTTTATGCAGAAGCCCTAAAAGAAAATCCGGATGCAATCGAAGAGGATTTCAGATATCCTGGTCCAAAACCTCAGACCAAAGAGTCAGCGGTCATTAATATTGTAGATAGTGCAGAAGCTGCAACTCGAGCGATGAAAGAGCCTACTTTAGAAAAAGTTCAGAATTTGGTTCATTCTATCATTATGAATCGCTTGGAAGATGGTCAGTTTGTAGAATGTGATATTACGATGAAAGAGTTGTCCATTATAGAAAAAAATATTGTGGCTTCTCTAAACGGAACATTCCATTCGCGAATAGAGTATCCAAAAATTGTAAAAAAACCTAGTTAA
- a CDS encoding GatB/YqeY domain-containing protein, which produces MSLKETINNDIKTAMKAKDKETLAVLRMIKTAIQAAEIDKKSELTAEEELTILSREAKQRRDSIVEFEKANRPELVEKTQGELVIVEKYLPAQLSLEEVQAKIAEIAEQVGATTHKEFGKLMGAVMQALKGQADGNVIKEQVKAHLNK; this is translated from the coding sequence ATGTCATTAAAAGAAACGATTAACAACGATATTAAAACAGCGATGAAAGCAAAAGATAAAGAAACATTAGCAGTTTTACGTATGATTAAAACAGCAATTCAAGCGGCTGAAATTGACAAAAAATCAGAGCTAACAGCTGAAGAAGAATTAACAATTTTATCACGTGAAGCAAAACAACGTCGTGATTCAATTGTTGAATTTGAAAAAGCAAATCGACCAGAACTAGTTGAAAAAACACAAGGTGAATTAGTGATTGTTGAAAAATATTTGCCAGCACAACTTTCTTTAGAAGAAGTACAAGCAAAAATTGCTGAAATCGCTGAACAAGTAGGGGCGACAACACATAAAGAATTCGGTAAATTAATGGGTGCCGTAATGCAAGCTCTAAAAGGACAAGCAGACGGTAATGTCATTAAAGAACAAGTAAAAGCACACTTAAATAAATAA
- a CDS encoding PhoH family protein, with translation MEKETVKASVELSDNPQLIQLFGSQDQNIRFIEDSFQVQITHRGEQLFITGEEENVTQVKELLNQLQDLIARGISISKTDIITAVKMAKRGTLDYFVNLYNEEIGRTFAGKAIRAKTYGQQQYIHAIKKTDVVFGIGPAGTGKTFVAVVMAVQALKKGEVKKIILTRPAVEAGENLGFLPGDLKEKVDPYLRPLYDALYTVYGMEHTNRLLERGVIEVAPLAYMRGRTLEDSFIILDEAQNTTRAQMKMFLTRLGFGSKMIVNGDKSQIDLPKGHQASGLLDAERKLKGINGIAFVEFDAGDVVRHPIVSEIINAYSAPKETEKERGEESETKAP, from the coding sequence TTGGAAAAAGAAACCGTAAAAGCAAGTGTTGAATTAAGCGATAATCCTCAACTAATTCAATTATTTGGTTCTCAAGATCAGAATATTCGTTTTATTGAAGATTCATTCCAAGTACAAATCACTCATCGTGGAGAGCAACTCTTTATTACTGGTGAAGAAGAGAATGTTACTCAAGTTAAAGAACTACTAAACCAGCTTCAAGACTTGATTGCACGTGGGATTAGTATTTCTAAAACAGATATCATCACTGCGGTGAAGATGGCTAAACGTGGTACTTTGGATTACTTTGTTAATTTATATAACGAAGAAATTGGCCGTACATTTGCAGGAAAAGCGATTCGTGCCAAAACATATGGGCAACAACAGTACATTCATGCCATTAAGAAGACTGATGTGGTCTTTGGGATTGGACCTGCCGGAACGGGTAAAACGTTCGTTGCCGTTGTGATGGCTGTTCAAGCATTAAAAAAAGGCGAAGTGAAGAAAATAATCTTGACTCGTCCAGCCGTTGAAGCCGGTGAAAATTTAGGTTTCCTACCAGGAGACTTAAAAGAAAAAGTAGATCCATATTTACGTCCGTTATACGATGCTCTTTATACCGTATACGGTATGGAACATACGAATCGACTCTTAGAACGAGGAGTCATTGAAGTGGCGCCGTTAGCGTATATGCGTGGGCGTACTCTAGAAGATTCATTTATCATTTTAGATGAAGCTCAAAATACAACTAGAGCGCAAATGAAAATGTTCTTAACTCGTTTAGGTTTTGGTTCAAAAATGATTGTCAATGGAGATAAGTCTCAAATTGACTTGCCAAAAGGACATCAAGCCAGTGGTCTTTTAGATGCTGAACGCAAGCTAAAAGGAATCAATGGAATTGCGTTTGTAGAATTTGATGCAGGAGACGTTGTACGTCATCCAATCGTATCTGAAATTATTAATGCATATTCAGCACCAAAGGAAACTGAAAAGGAACGAGGTGAAGAAAGTGAGACAAAAGCTCCGTAA
- the rpsU gene encoding 30S ribosomal protein S21 → MSKTVVRKNESLDDALRRFKRTVSKTGTLQEARKREFYEKPSVRRKKKSEAARKRKF, encoded by the coding sequence ATGTCAAAAACAGTTGTTCGTAAAAACGAATCACTTGATGATGCTCTTCGTCGCTTCAAACGTACTGTTTCTAAAACCGGAACTTTACAAGAGGCTCGCAAACGTGAGTTTTATGAAAAACCAAGTGTAAGACGTAAGAAAAAATCAGAGGCAGCTCGTAAACGCAAGTTCTAG